A segment of the Anthonomus grandis grandis chromosome 11, icAntGran1.3, whole genome shotgun sequence genome:
TAGTATGCGTTCATGAGTATTTTTCTTTAGGCCTAATTTCGAATAGCTATTGCAGGGGGCCCGAAAGGTTAAACAGTTATCAGTTTGCAGCTCTGCCGCTTCCTATGAAAACACCCActcaaagattttttgaaattgacattagtttgattttgataaactgTAGAAAGTATATTTCTATTAGCAAATGAATTTTAAGAATGCCATGTTTGATCTATTTAAACACCTTTAgctttttaaacataaataataattagaagTGGTATTTTGTGGGTGTATTGgtcaattattaaagaaaactatttgtttctagCCAACGTTTCGAATTACATTTTATTCATCTTCAGGGCTCCAGTCGTAGTTCTTCGTAGTAAATTTATGTTCGTAGTAAAAAACTGTTTcacgttatttattttattatattttatttataatacctcCTCTACGTAGCCGCCTTTTAACTATTATTTCTACGTTTTTATTCCTGTgatatgtacttttttaagttGACGAGAGAGAACTACGACTTTGAGCCCAGAAgatgaactaaatataattccACACGTTGGCTAGAAACAAATAATGTTCTTTAACAATTGACCAATACACCTACAAAATACCACTAGTATCGTAAATTCACCTAttcacatattttatatattcttttaaatctctcaaatctattttaaatattttatcttcatTCACTAATAATCtaattcataacttaaaaactcaCATTCTTTATGAGAACTTTCTACAGTTTTTTGTAACCCATATCCTTTTTTGGTAAGTGCTAGttgacaaaaatctaaatattgttaaaaataaattagaaaattgtaatatttgggAAGAACACTAAtgttagtacaattttaaagcATTTCGCTTATTCtgtaaaaactacttatttccaacataataatgaattttatcaacaaaactaTCCTGTGGTTATGAGTTCTcctctttcaccaattttaaataatatatttattaagtctgaaaaaaactttaatatatatGGTGGCAATATATTGATATTTGCTCGaaaatcgaataaaatttaaaatttaattttgaaaaggaAACTGATTATTAGTTTTCTCGTCattgcattttaataaaaaataattcacaaaatttttaactttttattaacatatacGTCTGTGACaataaagtagtaaataatAGAATTAACTGAGCTGcttcatcaattttaaaattttgtaaattaaaagagagtgcatttataatgttaaataaacataaatgcATAGTTatttgttcggttgattttactaataaatcgattattttgctaaaaaaatagatagAACAGGCAATATTAATAGAATAATGATCATTttctattattgatttatgttaGGGCccctttaaaatattaaaaaagtgctcttcgtattttctttattactttttaaaacagttttttaaagtcaaacaaatgtcaatttaaaaatttgattggGTCTTTTTAAAGAATCAAACAATATcatagaaatataaataaattttacatatttaatttgattttatttatcttgAGATAGAAGAtttaactaccgaaacgttgatgttaagatttttttttaaataaatacgtttttcttttttatttttattttatttctccaTTAATTTATTTCGCATCCTCACTATAATTTAgctttcttaaataattttatgtatatgtTTCTAGTTGGTTTAAAAAGGGATATTCccgtaaaaatttaaaataataccacCATACCTAGAAACATCCGTcatatattttcagaaatataatgtttaaataGTATCTAcataatatttgatattcatcgTAATCcaataagataattttattaataaaatgcacATCCAGGTTTTATTAGATGtatgttatattaaaattatttttcttttaaatgctatttaaatttgttataaaccAAGCTACTTCTATGTCAGTAAAATATAATTGTATAATCTTATTACACATAAGTATAATTtctcaaatcttaaaaaatatcgaaatacTGGAAGTTACCTTTAGGCTTTTTTAACATTAGTTCTTGACGACAAATTTGTACTTTTTCACActtttcactttttcttttttctgatTTCTTCTATTAGAAAGGCTTAGCTCAAAATCAGTATGCGTATCCTGTATATGGCGTACCCATTCTGCTGGAGTCGAAAACGATTTGTCACAAAGGTCACATTGAAGTTCTGGATAGCTCGCATTTTCATCTTCTTCCTttgggaaaattaaataaaaacagatcTGTAGTCTTTATTGACCATTTATGAAATTAACTTACGTCTGGGCtgtctcttcttcttctttttgctGGTAGCATGTCAGTGTGCGTTTGAACGTGCTTTACCCAGTCTGCTGGAATGGTGAAAGTTTCAGTGCATAATTCGCATGTAAGTGGGGTATAAATTTCTGATGCCGATCCTAAAATGAAACATTATGAATGAAACAAATATagttcaaaattttatttgataatttgaCTACACTAATAATTAGAAAAGAATCACCCTAAGCTCTTACCCTTACCGTCGTTGGAAGCCGAATCATACGTTTCAGATTTAACAGATTCCTCAGCAAAACCTTCCTTGTGTTCCACAATATCAATTTCAGATTCTGCCCATTCTAACGGTTCATCCTTTATTACCAAGTACGACAGGTTATCAGTTGCTTTTCCATTATTTGCGTTAAGAGTTAAAGTGGTACTATCCGAGGAATTTTGAGACTCTACATCAGCTGACGTAATCGTATGCGGTTTGTCCTGTTGCGAAACctgcaaaaataatatttttaactttcattttagtttaaatttgttCCATTTGTTTTCAAGTTTCCTCAATTGAAACTATCCCGAAGGTCGTTTGAATTGGTTatgtttaagtatttttaagtaagtctataatattaactaaagaaaataaaaaagtacaattatgaaatttaaaaaatttatcacatACTTTTTGATTAAGTATAATAGCCCGTTTGGGAGATGTATTTTCCTTTTCCAgtccattaaaattattcatgctAAAATTTAATACTCTTGGTCCTCCGTACTGCTTAACGGAACTAGATGTTGCAACCACTTTTTCCTGAGAtttattttgagattttaacGGTTTTTGGGCTTTTTGCATATCTTTAGACTTCGGATCAGCACTGGTTTGCATAATCTTCTGACTAAAAACAGAAAATGGATGTTAATACATTAAAACTGTCAAGACCAAAATTTATGTACATGATGATGTTAGGTtgtaatgaaatgaaaaaaaataacttagtGTGATTCAAGGCAGTAAGAAGAGTCTGTAATGAGATTTGAAGAAATGAGATATTATTTTGCTTCCAAAGTTTACTAAAAATTCCTATAAATGGCTTTactgtaacattttttttcacatttacaCGACTTTAACAAAGCTCTACAACTGACTCACAATACTAATTTCACTCTTTTAATAGATAACACTGAGATTGGAAggatttggttttaaattttaataatctaagtttgtttattctaatataaattaagaaatacgGAATGAAATAGTACGAAATTTGGCataccaactttttttttagccCGGGAAGATAATAGGTATGGTTCTATTTGCAAATACATTACTAATTTTGCAATAACAAATCACCATGCCACGCGTGATAAAAATTCAATCACAACAGACTTTATTCTGATAGCAAAAGATCTGTTGTAAGTCAATCAGTCCAATATACAAGCGTTTAAAAGTTTTTACGAATATGACACTAAAAATACTGAATAGAAAAGAACTGGGGTAATAAATTGAGGGTTGCAATGCTATCCAccttttgtttatttgttgaaAAACGTAGTAATTGGTTAATTAAAACTTATCTAATATCCTATTCCCTAAATAAgcgaattcaaaaattaaatatattttattttaacgtaaCGTTTTATCTGATACTTGATTGATATTTGATACTGATACTACCTACATTTTTAACTGAAAGGATACTCATATCACATGCTAACAGTACGTTAAATTAGACacaaattcaaaataagtaGAGTAAGAAGAGGTTGAGAATATGCAAAAGTATATTACTAATCCATTTTAAGAAGACATGGCAGCTAAAATATCTGCAATGTTTGAAGCAAATCTCAACTATTATATTAAAAGGCATATAAGAAGCTTAAATATAGGATTCTATTCAACATGTCTAAACCAaataatctaattttaaaaaggctATATTTCCCAAAGATGATTATTCTGTCCATGGGTTCTTTATgctcgatttttttaatgaaaaatctaATTATCATATAGTATTCTTAGTTATCAgtaatattaaatgtaaaagaaTAGCTTTTAGTTGATCTTCACCAGTCCAAGACACATACCTACTGATATTTTGTAGTTTGTTTTTACTTCGCTCATAAAACACGGTTTATTAAAGACATTAGTAAAGTTAATCCACAAAAGATAAAGCCCTggatatttatataatttcccTGAAACGAAATAACTATTACCTTGTTGCAATTAATGGTGGAGGATTCTTgcttattaaaggaaaaacttCTTGAGCTTTTGCAGCTTTTTGCAGATTCTTGCTTGTTGAATCCTGTGTAGTAACTATTTGACTAGCACCACTTGAAGAATTTACGGCTCCGCCAGGCTTTTGATTGCCTTGAATCTCTTCTGATAGTGGCTCTCTGTAgagcccttttatttttaatatatctcCCGCCTTaagaacaatatttaatatatctttgGGTACAGTGGCTTCACCACTGTACAtatatttaactaatatttttagTGCTTTATAGGTTATACCTAGAAATAAATGAGTATGTTAGTTAAAGTGTTCTTGACAagcttaataatatattaattatcttaagatccaaatatgttaaaaagtgatattatttattaccttGTGGTAGAACAATCATAATAGGCAAAGCTGTTGTAACTTTTGGTTGAAACTTTAAAGCTTTGTTAAGGTACTGGCTTGAATAAGATAATACAAATCTATGTGCCATTATTTTGTGACCATCCATTGTCACCAGAGCTACATCAGCAAAAGAATCTTCTGCAAATAATGAAGATGAAATGCAAGAGTGAATATAGGAGGTGTAGGAACTCCATTTCAGTTGATAGTTCTCACAGATTTCTGCAGGGGTCCCCATGGTATTTCAAGAAAACAGCtgtaaataggaaaaaaaagacattttattacagtaaaaattaataaataactaatattatctaataatataagtaaaattgttatttatgtaGTTGTGTATATGAGTGAAAAGTATTGTTATTAGGATAGATATTTTACT
Coding sequences within it:
- the LOC126742001 gene encoding protein tramtrack, alpha isoform isoform X1, whose translation is MGTPAEICENYQLKWSSYTSYIHSCISSSLFAEDSFADVALVTMDGHKIMAHRFVLSYSSQYLNKALKFQPKVTTALPIMIVLPQGITYKALKILVKYMYSGEATVPKDILNIVLKAGDILKIKGLYREPLSEEIQGNQKPGGAVNSSSGASQIVTTQDSTSKNLQKAAKAQEVFPLISKNPPPLIATSQKIMQTSADPKSKDMQKAQKPLKSQNKSQEKVVATSSSVKQYGGPRVLNFSMNNFNGLEKENTSPKRAIILNQKVSQQDKPHTITSADVESQNSSDSTTLTLNANNGKATDNLSYLVIKDEPLEWAESEIDIVEHKEGFAEESVKSETYDSASNDGKGSASEIYTPLTCELCTETFTIPADWVKHVQTHTDMLPAKRRRRDSPDEEDENASYPELQCDLCDKSFSTPAEWVRHIQDTHTDFELSLSNRRNQKKEKVKSVKKYKFVVKN
- the LOC126742001 gene encoding protein tramtrack, alpha isoform isoform X2, which codes for MGTPAEICENYQLKWSSYTSYIHSCISSSLFAEDSFADVALVTMDGHKIMAHRFVLSYSSQYLNKALKFQPKVTTALPIMIVLPQGITYKALKILVKYMYSGEATVPKDILNIVLKAGDILKIKGLYREPLSEEIQGNQKPGGAVNSSSGASQIVTTQDSTSKNLQKAAKAQEVFPLISKNPPPLIATSQKIMQTSADPKSKDMQKAQKPLKSQNKSQEKVVATSSSVKQYGGPRVLNFSMNNFNGLEKENTSPKRAIILNQKVSQQDKPHTITSADVESQNSSDSTTLTLNANNGKATDNLSYLVIKDEPLEWAESEIDIVEHKEGFAEESVKSETYDSASNDGSASEIYTPLTCELCTETFTIPADWVKHVQTHTDMLPAKRRRRDSPDEEDENASYPELQCDLCDKSFSTPAEWVRHIQDTHTDFELSLSNRRNQKKEKVKSVKKYKFVVKN